CCGGCCGCGGCGGCCGAACCACCGTTGACCCCGAGCACGATCGCGCCCGAGGTGGCCAGCACGGCGAGCCCGACCAGTCCGACCACGCCTTGGGCGGCCGGTCGCGCACGGAGCCCCTTGGCTCTGCGGGCTCCGCGGCGAGGCGCCGACGGCACCGCGACGTCGGGCTGCTCAGCCTCGACAATCCTGCGTGCCTGGTATGCCATGAAGCTCCAGCCTGAAGTAATCTGAGGACACTCTCAGCCTAACTTAAGGAACTGAAGGCAACAAGGCGTACCGTCACCCGGCCGGGTGACGGCAACCTCAGATCATCGGCAATGGCGCCGCACACTGAAGGAGACCAGATGCGTGAGATCGAAGGGCTCGACCTGCTGGACCTGGCCGCCGTCGGCGCCGTCGCACTGATCGGCTGCGTGCTGATCCTGTTCGCAATCGGCTCGCTGAAGCGTTCCTTGCAGCGCCGGTCGCACGCTCGTCGGGCTGCCGGCTAGGTCAGTCGTTCAACCGCCAGTCACGCAACAGGCTGCGCAAGCCACCCAGAGTCGCCGCGCTGACCAGCTCGGCGCCGATCAACTGCTGCGGCCAGACCGCTGCCGCTCCGGCGGCCAGCCAGGCACTGGCCCGGTCCGGGTTCAGCGTGCCGCTGGCGATCAGCATCGGGAAGCCGAGCATCGCCGGTAGCGCCTGCACTTCACCGCGATAGGCACCGGCCGGCGTCACCTGTACCGCTGCCGCCCCGGCCCCCAGCCCGGCCCGCAACTCGGTCGGAGTCAGTCCACCGAGCACTACCGGGAGCTCCGGTCGGACCGAGACCAACTCCGGAAGGACGAAATCCGAGCTCACGAAGCCGGCCCCGGCATCGGCGGCTTCGCGCACCTGATCAGCACTCTCGACTCCGCTGACGCCGATCAGCGCCCGCCGTCCGAAGCCATGCAGCAAGGCCGGCAGCGCGGCCAGCTCCTCGACCGACACCGCCCACGCCAAGAAACCCTCCTGGGCCAAGACTTCGGCGGCCGGCAGCAACTCGTCGATCCCGACCGCAGGCAGGCTGAGTACGACCTGATGACGACCTGGGAGGCGGAGCGGAGCGGGCACGTCCCCATCCTGCCCGATGCATCCAGTACGCAGTAGCGCGGACCCCGTTTCGCCCGGCCGACCCTCGTCAGCGCTGCAGCTAAGAACTACGCTGAGTGGTGGTCGGACCGGCCTGGGAACCGGGTCGACTCTGGGGCGAGGCGGACGCCCGATGTTCTCGCGGCCACCCGGCCGACCGAGCGGGACGACTGTGATCTCACCCTGGACATGCTGTGGCGATGCTCGTTGGGTTCGGGGGAACTGATGGCCAAGGCCAAGGTGCTCGTGGCCGCCGGAGCCTGCATGTTGGCAGGAGTCCTGGTGGCACCGCCGAGAGCCAGTGTGACGGTGAGCGCTGCGCCTGATCAGGCCAATGGCTGGGCCGGGTCGCCATTCGGCAGCGGCAACGCCTCCTCACAGTTGCCGACCATGGCCCCGACGATCAGCTACCAGCCGACCTCTGCGGCGACCGGCCCGACCTCACCAGCGGTCACCTCGCCGGGCGATGCCACCGTGCTGCCCACCCAGAGCGTCGATCCGGCGACCGTCGACCCGATGAGTCGGCCGACCATGACGATGAGCGAACCGGTGCCGACGCTGAGCCCGACCGAGGAGCCCACGCAGACCGCCACCGCCGAGCCGTCCGAGGCCCCCGAACCCGAGCCCAGTGACTCGCCGAACCCGACGCCGACCGAGCAGCCGAGCCCGACCGTCGAGCCCACCCCCACAGAAGAGCCCACTCCGACAGTCGAGCCAACCCCCACGGACGAGCCAACCCCGACCGTCGAACCGACGCCCACGCTCACGCCAACGCCGACCCCCACTCCGACCGTCACGCCGACCCCCACGGACGAGCCGACACCCACCGTCCAGCCCACCCCAACAGTGGAGCCGACGCCCACCGAGCAGCCGACGCCCCCGTGCGAGCCCACGCCGACTCCGACGCCGAGCCAGACCGACGAACCGACCCCGACCACGGAGCCGACGCCCACCCTGACGCCCACGGTGGAGCCGACTCCACGCCCGACCGAGCCGAGCCCCACCGCAACGCCCACCCTGACGCCGACCGATCCGTCCACTCCGACCCCGTCGGCCACCGGGTCGACTCAGCCCCCGCCGACTCGGCCGACACCGAGTTGGACTCCGCATCCCACCCCGAGCGGGCCGAGCCCCAGCCCGCCGCCGACCACCCGGCCTTCGACTCCGCAGGCCCCGCACTCACGACCCCAGCCGAGCGGGAGTACCTCGTCCGTCCCGCCGAAACGACCCACGGCCTGGCCGAGTCACCCGCAGCGCACCTTCTGGTGGCAGGACGGACGACTGCACGAACACCACCGACCGGACCCCGGCCAGTGGTGGCTACAGTTCATGAGGTGAAGCGCGCCGGTATCGCCCTTGTCGTGGCCTGTCTGCTGGCTGCGTCCGGCTGCGCCGCCCAGCCACCCAGTGCCGGTCCGGCCCGACTGCCGTCGTCCTCCGCGGGAGCCAGCAGCCCGGTAGCCCCTGTCATCAGCGCGACGCCGACCTCCACCCCGACCGTCAGCGCCAGTCCGACGCCGAGCGAGACGCCGACCGGCAGCGCCACGCCGTCCGCACCGGCCAAGGACACCCGCACCGGAGCCCAGCTGAACCAGCCCTACCGGGTGGACGGGGTGATCGTGGTCTCCAAAGCCCACCCGGTCTCGGCGAACTACCGTCCGCCCCGCCCGACCGGCCCGTACGGCTTGAACGCCGATGCCCAGCAGGCGCTGGCGAAGATGACGGCGGCCGCCAAGAAGGACGGGGTGAAGCTGGTCGTCCGCTCCGGCTACCGCAGCTACGCCACCCAGAAGCAGGTCTACAACAACGCGCTGCGCAACTATCCGAGCATCACCTCGGCTAAGCGCTACAACGCCCCGCCCGGGGCCAGCGAGCACCAGACCGGCTTGGCCATGGACCTATGGGACGGAGTCACCTGGAGCCTGCCGATGGCCAACACCGCCACCGGAAAGTGGCTGCACAAGCACTGTCACGAGTACGGCTTCGTCCTGCGCTACCCCAAGGGCAAGGAAAAGCTCACCGGCTACGCCTACGAGCCGTGGCACTTCCGCTACCTCGGCACCACGCTGGCCGCCCGGTTCGGCAGCGGCAACACGCTCACCCTCGAAGAAGTGCTCGGCCTGGCCTGAGCCGTCGGGCGGTTGTACAGGTGATTCGCGGGATCGTCGCCCGGTCCGATCATTGCGGGGCGTCCGCATCACTGGGGTCGAGCGACCACAATGAAGCCATGACCAATCAGGTGGCGCCGGTGGTTGAACTGCTGGGCGCAGGCAAGAAGATCGGCATCCTGACCAGCGGCGGCGACGCCCAGGGCATGAACGCAACGGTGCGCGCTGTGGTGCGCACAGCGGTCAGCCTGGGAGCACGGGTGTTCGCCATCTACGAGGGCTACCAGGGCATGGTCGACGGCGGCGCGGGGATTCGCGAGCTGGTCTGGGAGGACGTCGGTTCCATCCTGCACAAGGGCGGCACCATGATCGGCACCTTCCGGTCCAAGGACTTCCGCGAGTACGACGGACGCAAGCGCGCCGCCGTGAACCTGCTGGCCAACGGCATCGACCGACTGATCGTGATCGGCGGGGACGGCTCGCTGTCCGGCCTGGACCAGTTCCGTGGCGAGTGGACCCAGATCCTCACCGAGTTGGTCGCCGAGGGCAAGATCACCCAGGAGGTGGCTGACGCCCACCCGTCCCTGATGTTCGCCGGACTGGTCGGCTCGATCGACAACGACCTGGTCGGCACCGACATGACCATCGGCGCCGACAGCGCCCTGCATCGGATCGTCGACGCCATCGACGCCCTGGGCAGCACGGCGGCCAGCCACCAGCGCTGTTTCGTGGTCGAGGTGATGGGACGCCACTGCGGCTACCTGGCCCTGATGAGCGCCATCGCCGGCGGCTGCGACTACGTGCTGATCCCGGAGAACCCGCCCGAGGAGGGCTGGGAGCACCAGCTGTGCGCTGCGCTGAAGCGTGGCCGGGCGGCCGGCCGTCGCGACTCGATGGTGGTCGTGGCCGAGGGCGCCTGCGACCGGTCCGGCAAGCCGATCACCTCGGCCTATGTGCGGCAAGCCATCGAGGACATCCTCGGCGAGGAGGCCCGGGTGACCATCCTGGGCCACGTCCAGCGCGGCGGGGCGCCCAGCGCCTACGACCGGTGGGCGTCCACCTGGCTGGGCTACGAGGCCGTGATGGAGGTGCTCACCGCCGAGCCGGGGACGACTGGTCCGGTGATCGGCTTCCGCGGAAACCGGGTCTCCCGAGTGCCGCTGATCGAGGCGGTCGCCAAGACCCGCAAGGTGCCCGAGCTGATCGCCGCCGGCGACTTCGCCGCAGCCATGGAGCTGCGCGGCGGCTCGTTCACCGAGGCGTCCAGGATCTTCGCCGAGATGGTCGAGCCGAGCCGGATCGAGTCGGACACCGAATGCAAGCGGATCGCCATCATCCACGGCGGCGGCCTGGCTCCGGGCATGGACTCTGCGGCCGCCACTGCCGTCCGGCTGGGAATCAGCCGTGGCTACCGGATGCTCGGTGTCCAGGGTGGCTTCCCGGGTCTGCGCGAGGGCGCCATCAGCGAACTCAGCTGGGGTGAGGTCGAAGGCTGGCTGACCGGCGGCGCCGATCTGGGCACCAGCCGGACCGTCCCGGCGGTGGAGGACCTGTACCGGATCAGCCGTCAGCTCGAGGAGCACCACATCGATGCGCTGCTGGTCATCGGCGGCTGGGACGCCTACGAGGCCGCTCAGATGCTGCATGCCGAGTCCGATCGATTCCCGGCCTGCGGGCTGCCGATCGTGTGCGTCCCGGCGTCCATCGACAACAACCTGCCCGGCTCGGAGCTGTCGATCGGCACCGATACCGCGCTGAACGTGATCACCGAGGCCATCGACCGGATCAAGATGTCCGGCCAGGCCAACCGGCGGGCCTTCGTGGTGGAGACCATGGGCCGCTACTGCGGCTATCTGGCCTTGATGAGCGCCATTTCTGGAGGTGCGGAGCGGGTCTACCTGCACGAGGACGGGATCGAGCTGCCGGCCCTGCTGGACGACATCCGCTGGCTGCGGCGCAGCTTCGCCTCCGGGCGCAAGCTGTTCCTGGCCATCCGCAACGAGAGCGCCAACCCGCTCTACACCACCGACTTCCTGGCCCGGCTGCTGCAGCAGGAGGGCCAGGGGCGCTACGACGTCCGGCAGAACATCCTGGGCCACATTCAGCAGGGTGGCTCGCCGTCCCCCTTCGACCGACTGCTCGGCGTCCGACTGGTCTCCAAGGGCCTGGACGTCCTGGCCGCCGAGTTCGCTGCAGGCACCAACGAGAGCCACTACCTGGGCCTGGTGCAGTCGAAGGTCGAGGTGCGTCCGCTGGAGCAGATGGCCGAGGAGATGGACCCGACCTATCGGCGTCCGCTGCAGCAGTGGTGGATGGATCTGCGTCCGGTACTCAAGGCCGTCTCGGACGCCGCCATCTGAGCCGGTCCGCTCGGTTCACCGGCGACTCCCGGCCCACCCTCGCCAGGTGGAAGATCACACGGCCAGACGGCCGAGTCGTCCACTTTGCGAAGCGGACGGACAGCAACCAGCCGGCGCCCGAGGGAGTTCGGACGCCGGCCGGCGCAGGCCGACGGTCGGGGGCTGAGGTCCCGGCCGGCGGCCACTGGGTGAGGAAGGTCAGTCGCGCAGATCGACCTGCGCCCGGAACTTGGCGCCCGGCTTGAACACCGGCACCCGGGCGGCGGCGATCTCCATGGGTTCACCGGTGCGCGGGTTGCGTCCGGTGCGGGCGGCCCGGTCGCGGGCCTCGAAGGTGCCGAAGCCGGCCAGGATGACCGGACGTCCGGCCGCCACCTCGTCCACGATCACCTCCAGCAGCGCGTCCACGGCGGCTTGCGCCGAATGCGCGCTGAGCCCGGTCTTGTCGGCCACCTCGGCCACCAGTTCCCTGCGAATCATCTGTTCTCCTTCATCGATTGCCCTGGACCGGACGGCTCAGTGCTGTGGGGGGACGATCAGGCCCCGCTGGTAGGCGCGGACCAGGGCCCGCGGCACCCGGTAGGTGTCCGGGCCGAGCTGGATCGGCACCAGGTCGATCGGTGCCGCCTTCCAGGTGGATCGGCGGTGCCGGGTGTTGCTGCGGGAGAGCCGCCGCTTGGGGACTGCCATCTAGGACGCCTTTCGTTCGAGCTGATGGATCGGGCCGAGCCAGGGCTCGAAACCGTCGGAGTCGAGTTCCCAGTAGCGCCCGCGTTCAGCCAGCTCTTCGTCGGTGAGCAGGCAGGCGGCGAAGGCCTCGGCCAGCTGCTCTCGTCCGGCGTCCAGCCCGACCACGACGATCCGGGTCAGCGGGCCGGTGCCGTCCCAGCGGTCGGCCGGGCCGATGCTGACCATGCCGCCGGCCCCGTCCCACTGGCAGACCTGGGTCGGACGACTGGGCAGCCAGAAGCAGCCCCGGGAGCGCCGCGCGCCGCCACCCAGCTGGACGATGGTCTGCTGCAACCGCTCGGGGTGCAGCGGACGTTCGGAGCTGATCTCCAGCACCCAGGCCTCATCGCCGCCGGACGACGGCAGCGGCTCCCGGCGGACCACGGCCACCCACTCCTCCGCGGCCTCGTGATCGTGCACCCCGGCGACCAGCGCCGAGGCGTCCAACTCGGCGCTGGAGTTGGTCAGCTGGGCACCGGGACGAGCCAGCGCCCGCAGCAGTTCCCAGTCAGCGGTGGACGGTTCGCCGATGGCGGCCACCACGTCCGCGTACTCGACCATGGCCGAGGCGGTCTCGCCGACCCCGCGCTCATCGTCGTCACGCACCGGAAGGCCGCGTTCGATCAGCAGGTCGT
The nucleotide sequence above comes from Propionicimonas paludicola. Encoded proteins:
- a CDS encoding M15 family metallopeptidase produces the protein MKRAGIALVVACLLAASGCAAQPPSAGPARLPSSSAGASSPVAPVISATPTSTPTVSASPTPSETPTGSATPSAPAKDTRTGAQLNQPYRVDGVIVVSKAHPVSANYRPPRPTGPYGLNADAQQALAKMTAAAKKDGVKLVVRSGYRSYATQKQVYNNALRNYPSITSAKRYNAPPGASEHQTGLAMDLWDGVTWSLPMANTATGKWLHKHCHEYGFVLRYPKGKEKLTGYAYEPWHFRYLGTTLAARFGSGNTLTLEEVLGLA
- a CDS encoding 6-phosphofructokinase: MTNQVAPVVELLGAGKKIGILTSGGDAQGMNATVRAVVRTAVSLGARVFAIYEGYQGMVDGGAGIRELVWEDVGSILHKGGTMIGTFRSKDFREYDGRKRAAVNLLANGIDRLIVIGGDGSLSGLDQFRGEWTQILTELVAEGKITQEVADAHPSLMFAGLVGSIDNDLVGTDMTIGADSALHRIVDAIDALGSTAASHQRCFVVEVMGRHCGYLALMSAIAGGCDYVLIPENPPEEGWEHQLCAALKRGRAAGRRDSMVVVAEGACDRSGKPITSAYVRQAIEDILGEEARVTILGHVQRGGAPSAYDRWASTWLGYEAVMEVLTAEPGTTGPVIGFRGNRVSRVPLIEAVAKTRKVPELIAAGDFAAAMELRGGSFTEASRIFAEMVEPSRIESDTECKRIAIIHGGGLAPGMDSAAATAVRLGISRGYRMLGVQGGFPGLREGAISELSWGEVEGWLTGGADLGTSRTVPAVEDLYRISRQLEEHHIDALLVIGGWDAYEAAQMLHAESDRFPACGLPIVCVPASIDNNLPGSELSIGTDTALNVITEAIDRIKMSGQANRRAFVVETMGRYCGYLALMSAISGGAERVYLHEDGIELPALLDDIRWLRRSFASGRKLFLAIRNESANPLYTTDFLARLLQQEGQGRYDVRQNILGHIQQGGSPSPFDRLLGVRLVSKGLDVLAAEFAAGTNESHYLGLVQSKVEVRPLEQMAEEMDPTYRRPLQQWWMDLRPVLKAVSDAAI
- a CDS encoding HU family DNA-binding protein, with the protein product MIRRELVAEVADKTGLSAHSAQAAVDALLEVIVDEVAAGRPVILAGFGTFEARDRAARTGRNPRTGEPMEIAAARVPVFKPGAKFRAQVDLRD
- the rpmF gene encoding 50S ribosomal protein L32, whose translation is MAVPKRRLSRSNTRHRRSTWKAAPIDLVPIQLGPDTYRVPRALVRAYQRGLIVPPQH
- a CDS encoding CobW family GTP-binding protein encodes the protein MRRASLKVPVILISGVDAEPMIQATISMQLDLPSAVVVRHELDPDREVLVRTVSDVNGVIEHLEIDVEHACTSCATREDVVPTLERLAASGRWGAIIAQLPVTAEPMQVCRLISYSPQSAPHVRIAATLVALDGDSVAKDLIGDDLLIERGLPVRDDDERGVGETASAMVEYADVVAAIGEPSTADWELLRALARPGAQLTNSSAELDASALVAGVHDHEAAEEWVAVVRREPLPSSGGDEAWVLEISSERPLHPERLQQTIVQLGGGARRSRGCFWLPSRPTQVCQWDGAGGMVSIGPADRWDGTGPLTRIVVVGLDAGREQLAEAFAACLLTDEELAERGRYWELDSDGFEPWLGPIHQLERKAS